TCTTGCCTTCCGCTTTATAGCGGGCGTTAATCCGCTCCAGACGCAGCGCATCATCTTCATGGTTCTCTTTCTCACGCTGGGCGAGATTGAGCGACACGATATTGCGTTTGTCCTTCATGGCGTTATAACGCTGAATATCTTTGATGATGTACTGGAACTCGGCATCTTTCGCAATGCGATCCTGATGCGCTTTGGTCAACTGCGGCACCAGATCGCTTAAATCACCCGATTTGGTATAGCTTGCCGCATCGATGCTATCCCACGGCAGCGCGTTATCCTCAAACTTCTCGCCGGTTTCCGCCGCTTCGATACCGGTAGGCATCAGCAGGTCAGGCGTGACGCCCTTACGCTGCGTACTGCCGCCGTTGATGCGGTAGAATTTTTGAATGGTGTACTGAACCGAGCCCAGCGCCGGCCATTCAGGGCGCAGCATCTGATCGTAAATGCGGTTCAGCGAGCGATACTGCTGCACCGTGCCTTTACCGAACGTCGGTTCGCCGACAATCAGCGCACGACCGTAATCCTGCATGGCTGCCGCAAAGATTTCCGACGCCGAGGCGCTAAAGCGATCGACCAGCACCACCAGCGGGCCTTTGTAATAGACCACGCCGTCGTTATCGCTATCTTCACGCACTTTACCGTTATTGTCGCGTACCTGCACTACCGGACCGCTGGGAATAAACAGACCGGAAAGCGATACCGCTTCGGTCAGCGCCCCGCCGCCGTTAGTACGCAGATCGATCACGATGCTATCGACATGCTGCTTCTGCAATTTCTGCAGCTGCACTTTCACATCATCGGTCAGGCCCACGTAGAAGCCTGGAATATCCAGCACGCCGACTTTGTCTTTGCCGACATTGTGCACGCTCATTTTGACAGCGCGATCTTCAAGGCGGATTTTCTCGCGCGTCAGCGTGACGGTGCGGGTTTTAGTGCCCTTCCCGGCAGGCAGGATCTCCAGGCGTACTTTACTTCCCTTCGGCCCTTTAATCTTAGCCACCACGTCATCCAGCCGCAGGCCGATAACATCTTCAATCGGCTTGCCGGGCTGACCCACGCCAACAATGCGATCGCCGACGCTCAGCGCTTTGCTTTTCGCCGCCGGGCCGCCCGCCACCATGGAATTAATAACCGTGTAGTCTTCATCCATTTGCAGCACTGCGCCGATCCCTTCCAGCGACAGGCTCATTTCAGTATTGAACTGCTCGGTATTGCGCGGGGATAAATAGTTGGTATGCGGGTCGATCTCATGCGCGAACGCATTCATCGCCAGCTGGAAAACATCTTCGCTATTGCTCTGCGCCAGACGGCGAATAGCGGAATTATAACGCTTGGTGAGAATATCTTTAATCTCAGCGTCGGTTTTGCCGGTCAGCTTCAGGCTGAGCCAGTCATATTTAACCTTGGCGTCCCATAGCGCGTTCAGTTCAGCACTGCTTTTTGGCCACGGCGCCTTGCTGCGATCGGTATCGATGGTATCGTTGCCGGTAAAGCTCATCGGCCGGTTCAGTACCGTCAACGCATACTGGTAACGCTCAAAACGGCGTTTTTGCGCCAGATTGAATAACTGGTAAAACACCGTGAGCTTGCCGCTGCGCAGTTCATCGCCCAGCGTGGTTTTTTTATCGGTGAACTGCGCTACGTCCGTCACCAACAGCACGTTATGGCTGTAGTCCAGCATGTTCAGGTAGCGGTCAAAGATTTTCGCTGAGAATGACCGATCGAGATCGAACTGACGGTAGTGGGAGCGGGTAAAACGAGAGGTAACGCGTTCGCTAACGGTGGCGTGCTGCGGTTCTTCCTGCAGCTGCGGAATTTGATCCGCGCGGGTAATGCTATCAGCGCCAATGGCGTGACCTGCCAGAAGCAGGCCCGCCATCACGCTCATCTTAAAAAATTTGTTCATGCCCAGGGTGGCCTCCGTTTCAGAACTGTAAGTGTTCTGCGCGTACGATCATTGCCAGGCCGGAAGCCAGCTGTACCCGAACGCCGTCCCTGGAGATTTCCAGAACCGTGGCGTCCATTGCGCTTTTGCCAGCTTTAACTTTAATATTTTGACCAGGCTGCAGCGCTGAGGTGTCAGTAACGGGTTGCGGACGCGGTTGTCGCGGTGCGGCAGGCGCACGCTCCTGAGCCGGACGCGCATCGTTAGTGCGGGCTTTGCGCGCTGGCTGGGCGCCTTCGGCAGGTTTACGGCTGACGGCTTTACGCGGACGACGCGCAGGCGTCTCTTCCCCGGTACCGGCTTCACGCTTTTTCGCCTGCTGCTGCTGGCGCTGCTGCTGAATACGCGCTTTCGCCTCTTCCAGCTGCTTGCGCGCATGTTCAACATGCTGCTCTTCCAGCTCGCCACAGGGGTTGCCATCCAAATCGACACGAGTTGCGCCCGCTTTAACGCCATACAGATAGCGCCAGCTGGAGGTATAAAGACGCAGAGCGGAACGTAACTGCGTTTTGCTCAGGTTCATTTCGCCCTGAACACGTTCGA
This Mixta hanseatica DNA region includes the following protein-coding sequences:
- the proQ gene encoding RNA chaperone ProQ, with protein sequence MENQPKLNSSKEVIAWLAERFPHCFSAEGEARPLKIGIFQDLVERVQGEMNLSKTQLRSALRLYTSSWRYLYGVKAGATRVDLDGNPCGELEEQHVEHARKQLEEAKARIQQQRQQQQAKKREAGTGEETPARRPRKAVSRKPAEGAQPARKARTNDARPAQERAPAAPRQPRPQPVTDTSALQPGQNIKVKAGKSAMDATVLEISRDGVRVQLASGLAMIVRAEHLQF
- the prc gene encoding carboxy terminal-processing peptidase — protein: MNKFFKMSVMAGLLLAGHAIGADSITRADQIPQLQEEPQHATVSERVTSRFTRSHYRQFDLDRSFSAKIFDRYLNMLDYSHNVLLVTDVAQFTDKKTTLGDELRSGKLTVFYQLFNLAQKRRFERYQYALTVLNRPMSFTGNDTIDTDRSKAPWPKSSAELNALWDAKVKYDWLSLKLTGKTDAEIKDILTKRYNSAIRRLAQSNSEDVFQLAMNAFAHEIDPHTNYLSPRNTEQFNTEMSLSLEGIGAVLQMDEDYTVINSMVAGGPAAKSKALSVGDRIVGVGQPGKPIEDVIGLRLDDVVAKIKGPKGSKVRLEILPAGKGTKTRTVTLTREKIRLEDRAVKMSVHNVGKDKVGVLDIPGFYVGLTDDVKVQLQKLQKQHVDSIVIDLRTNGGGALTEAVSLSGLFIPSGPVVQVRDNNGKVREDSDNDGVVYYKGPLVVLVDRFSASASEIFAAAMQDYGRALIVGEPTFGKGTVQQYRSLNRIYDQMLRPEWPALGSVQYTIQKFYRINGGSTQRKGVTPDLLMPTGIEAAETGEKFEDNALPWDSIDAASYTKSGDLSDLVPQLTKAHQDRIAKDAEFQYIIKDIQRYNAMKDKRNIVSLNLAQREKENHEDDALRLERINARYKAEGKKPLAKLDDLPKDYKEPDPYLDETVNIANDLAHQQPEQPGEKAATAK